From Danio rerio strain Tuebingen ecotype United States chromosome 7, GRCz12tu, whole genome shotgun sequence, the proteins below share one genomic window:
- the nedd8 gene encoding NEDD8 — MLIKVKTLTGKEIEIDIEPTDKVERIKERVEEKEGIPPQQQRLIYSGKQMNDEKTAADYKIQGGSVLHLVLALRGGQIHQKPDRLLLNM, encoded by the exons ATGCTAATTAAAGTCAAG ACACTCACGGGCAAAGAAATCGAGATTGACATCGAACCCACAGATAAG GTGGAGAGAATAAAAGAGCGAGTGGAGGAGAAAGAAGGAATCCCACCTCAGCAACAGAGACTCATCTACAGTGGGAAACAGAT GAATGATGAGAAAACGGCAGCAGATTACAAAATCCAGGGCGGCTCTGTGCTGCATCTGGTTCTTGCTCTAAGAGGTGGACAAATCCACCAAAAACCCGACCGGCTTCTCCTAAATATGTAA